Proteins encoded by one window of Thermodesulfovibrionales bacterium:
- a CDS encoding DUF4079 domain-containing protein has translation MFSKETIAYLKLLHGLYNSIVIVQFIYQGILGLKIRRERKSSNFPEIIIKRHRILGPILTVESIMGFFAGITLVFVDYGFIFKYPLHFITGLFIILSVITTFFISRKIKADASLWRELHFRLGILILFLYVIQAFFGLGILL, from the coding sequence ATGTTTAGCAAAGAGACAATAGCCTATTTAAAGCTCCTTCATGGTCTTTATAATTCAATTGTGATAGTTCAGTTCATTTATCAGGGTATTTTAGGTTTAAAAATTAGAAGAGAAAGAAAATCCAGTAATTTTCCTGAGATTATAATTAAAAGGCATAGAATACTTGGACCAATTCTAACTGTTGAGAGTATAATGGGATTTTTTGCAGGTATTACACTTGTCTTTGTTGACTATGGTTTTATCTTTAAATATCCACTTCATTTCATAACAGGGCTTTTTATAATCCTTTCTGTTATAACGACCTTTTTCATATCAAGAAAGATAAAGGCTGATGCCTCTTTATGGAGGGAGCTCCATTTCAGGCTCGGTATACTGATTTTGTTCCTTTATGTCATTCAGGCCTTTTTTGGACTTGGGATACTTCTATGA